The Chitinibacter bivalviorum genomic interval TGGGGTTAATACCCTAGTGGTGTATTCAGGCTAATCCAGAGAGCAAGTGGTATAAAAATCAGTGAACACAAGGTACCAGCCACTACCAAAGCTGCGACAAGCTCTGGGTCTTGTTGATACTGATCGGCAAATAGATAATTGAGTACCGCTGGTGGCAGAGCACCAAAAACGAGCAAAATCCCTGCTTGCTGACTCGGCAGTAACTGCGCGAGCGGCCAGGCCAGTAATAGCCCCGTGAGCGGGCATAAGATCCCGCCTATCATCCCCGCGCGCCAGCGCGTGACTTTGAATTGCGCCATCCTCACCCCCAAAGCAAATAGCATCAGAGGAATCGCCATATCCCCCAGCATTTTAATGGGTTTAAGTAACCAGCTAGCCAATTCGATGTGCGTGTATTGCACGATCAGACCCGCGATTAAAGCCCACACCATGGGGGTTTTCAGTACCTCGGTCAATGGTGCTTGGCGATTGAATAGCTTAATTCCCAAGGTGAAATGTAATAAATTAAGCAGCACAAAAATCGCAATCGCGCCCGGAAATGCGGCTTCGCCAAAGGCAAACAGCCAGAGCGGTAAACCCATATTGCCGGTATTGGTGAACATTTGCGGCACTGCAAAAGCGGCGCGGTTGTAATTTAATTTGCCCGCGACCAAATAAGCCAGTAGTCCCGACCCCAGTAAGACGATCGTGGCAAAGA includes:
- a CDS encoding AEC family transporter, with the protein product MNTLYQLFQIIAPVILIIGIGWAYARRKAVDMTATNKLNLELLSPLLVFSAMANKNAQLGQYWLLMLFATIVLLGSGLLAYLVAGKLNYNRAAFAVPQMFTNTGNMGLPLWLFAFGEAAFPGAIAIFVLLNLLHFTLGIKLFNRQAPLTEVLKTPMVWALIAGLIVQYTHIELASWLLKPIKMLGDMAIPLMLFALGVRMAQFKVTRWRAGMIGGILCPLTGLLLAWPLAQLLPSQQAGILLVFGALPPAVLNYLFADQYQQDPELVAALVVAGTLCSLIFIPLALWISLNTPLGY